A genomic segment from Cricetulus griseus strain 17A/GY chromosome 8, alternate assembly CriGri-PICRH-1.0, whole genome shotgun sequence encodes:
- the LOC100768504 gene encoding probable G-protein coupled receptor 162 isoform X2 codes for MARGGLGAEEASLRSNALSWLACGLLALLANAWIILSISAKQQKHKPLELLLCFLAGTHILMAAVPLTTFAVVQLRRQASSDYDWNESICKVFVSTYYTLALATCFTVASLSYHRMWMVRWPVNYRLSNAKKQALHAVVGIWMVSFILSTLPSIGWHNNGERYYARGCQFIVSKIGLGFGVCFSLLLLGGIVMGLVCVAITFYQTLWARPRRAQQARKAGGSVGAKVGGLGGLGTRPAFEVPAIVVEDTRGKRRSSLDGSESAKTSLQVTNLVSAIVFLYDSLTGVPILVVSFFSLKSDSAPPWMVLAVLWCSMAQTLLLPSFIWSCERYRADVRTVWEQCVAIMSEDDGDDDGACDDYTDGRVCKIRFDANGATGSGGRDPTQVKLLPGRHMLFPPLERVHYLQVPLSRRLSHDETNIFSTPRAPGSFLHKWSSSDDIRVLPAQSRALGGPPEYLGQRHRLGDEEDEEEAEGGGLASLRQFLESGVLGSGGGPPRGPGFFREEITTFIDETPLPSPTASPGPSPRRPRPLGFSPRRLSLGSPDSRPVGLPLGLSAGRRCSLTGSEGSSRAWGRPWGPGNPIFSQLTL; via the exons ATGGCTCGGGGCGGGCTGGGGGCAGAAGAGGCCTCCCTCCGCTCAAACGCAttgtcctggctggcctgtggGCTCCTGGCCCTGCTGGCCAATGCTTGGATCATCCTTAGCATTTCAGCCAAACAGCAGAAGCACAAGCCACTGGAGTTACTGCTCTGCTTCCTGGCGGGCACGCACATACTCATGGCGGCTGTGCCCCTGACCACTTTTGCTGTGGTGCAGCTACGGCGCCAGGCTTCCTCTGACTATGACTGGAACGAGAGCATCTGCAAGGTCTTTGTGTCCACCTACTACACGCTGGCCCTGGCCACCTGCTTCACAGTGGCCTCGCTGTCCTACCATCGCATGTGGATGGTGCGATGGCCGGTCAACTACCGCCTCAGCAACGCCAAGAAGCAGGCACTGCACGCCGTCGTGGGCATCTGGATGGTCAGCTTCATCCTTTCCACACTGCCCTCCATAGGCTGGCATAACAACGGCGAGCGCTACTATGCCCGAGGCTGCCAGTTCATAGTCTCCAAGATTGGCCTCGGCTTTGGTGTTTGCTTCAGCCTCTTGCTTCTTGGGGGCATTGTCATGGGGTTGGTCTGTGTGGCTATCACTTTCTATCAGACACTGTGGGCCCGGCCCCGGAGGGCTCAGCAGGCCCGGAAAGCTGGGGGCAGTGTGGGAGCCAAAGTGGGTGGGCTGGGGGGCTTGGGTACCCGGCCAGCTTTTGAGGTGCCAGCCATTGTGGTGGAGGATACTCGAGGCAAGCGCCGGTCCTCGTTGGATGGATCTGAATCTGCCAAGACATCTTTGCAGGTCACCAACCTGGTCAGCGCTATCGTCTTTCTCTACGACTCACTCACAGGGGTGCCCATCTTG GTCGTGAGCTTCTTCTCCTTGAAGTCCGACTCAGCTCCGCCATGGATGGTGCTGGCTGTGCTGTGGTGCTCCATGGCACAGACACTGCTCCTACCCTCCTTCATCTGGTCCTGTGAGCGCTACCGTGCAGATGTGCGCACAGTGTGGGAGCAGTGTGTGGCTATCATGTCCGAGGATGACGGCGATGATG ATGGGGCCTGTGATGATTACACAGACGGCCGAGTGTGCAAAATTCGTTTTGATGCTAACGGAGCCACAGGGTCAGGGGGTCGGGACCCCACCCAGGTGAAGCTGCTGCCCGGCCGGCACATGCTGTTCCCGCCTCTTGAGAGAGTCCACTATTTACAG GTCCCTTTGTCCCGCCGACTGTCCCATGATGAGACCAACATCTTTTCTACTCCCCGGGCACCAGGCTCCTTCCTGCACAAATGGTCATCATCGGACGACATCCGTGTCCTCCCAGCCCAGAGCCGAGCCCTCGGGGGCCCTCCTGAATACCTGGGACAGAGACACAGGCTGGGggatgaagaggatgaggaagaggctGAGGGCGGGGGCTTAGCCAGCCTTCGCCAGTTCCTAGAAAGTGGGGTTCTGGGGTCGGGTGGGGGACCCCCACGAGGTCCTGGTTTCTTCCGGGAGGAGATCACCACCTTCATCGATGAAACACCTTTGCCTTCTCCAACGGCCTCACCAGGACCCTCTCCTCGTAGGCCCAGGCCACTGGGTTTTTCACCTCGACGCCTCTCCCTTGGGTCTCCTGATAGCCGACCTGTTGGACTTCCTTTGGGGCTAAGTGCAGGGAGACGCTGTTCTCTGACAGGCAGCGAGGGGAGTTCAAGGGCTTGGGGAAGACCCTGGGGCCCAGGCAACCCCATCTTCTCCCAGCTGACCCTGTGA